The region CCGCCAGTTCCTCGAAGATCAGCGCCGAATCGATGCGCTGCAGGCCCGAGCCGCCGACATCGTCCTGGACATAGATGCCGCCGAAACCAAGCGCCGCAGCGGCCCGGAGCGTGTCGACCGGCAGTTCCTTGCGCTCGTCCCAATCCGCGGCAAAGGGCGCCATGCGTTCTTGCGCGAAGGCGCGCGCGGTATCGCGAAAAGCGCGCTGGTCTTCGGTCAGCTCGAAATTCATGGATGCTCCCTCAATCGGGGCCGACTGTATGGCCGCCTCCCCCCTTGTCAACTGCGCCCCCCGCAGAACCATTGTGCGGCGGTGCGACCCTTGCACCCGGTGGCCCAAGGGATTACTGCACAAGCAGACGACGCGAGCGAGATGTCATGGCCTTTACCCCGTCCTCCGGTCCCTGCTTCCCCACCACCCGCCTGCGGCGGCCCCGCGCCCATGACTGGTCGCGCCGCCTGGTGGGCGAAAGCCGGCTGTCGGTCGACGACCTGATCTGGCCGATCTTCGTCACCGACGGCCCCGATGCGGGGGCGGAAGTCTCGTCCATGCCCGGCGTGATCCGCCGCGACGTGGCCGGCGCAGTCGAGGCGGCCGAGGAAGCGGCGAGCCTGGGGATTCCCGCCCTGGCCCTGTTCCCGCAGACCGACCCGGGCCTGAAAGACCCGCAAGGCAGCTACGCCCTCGACCCCGAGAACCTGGTGTGCCGGGCCGTGCGGGCGATCAAGGATTCAGGCGCCAAGGTCGGCCTGGTCTGCGACGTGGCGCTCGACCCCTACACCAGCCACGGCCATGACGGCGTGCTCGAGAACGGCTGCATCCTCAACGACGAGTCCGTGGCGCTGCTGGTCTCGCAGGCCCTGGTCCTGGCCGAGGCGGGGGCCGATGTCGTCGCGCCCTCCGACATGATGGACGGCCGCGTGGGGGCGATCCGCCACGCCCTGGACAATGCCGGGCGGCAGGACGTGATGATCTGCGCCTATGCCGCCAAATATGCCTCCGCCTTCTATGGCCCCTTCCGCGACGCGGTGGGTTCGGCCGCGAACCTGGGCCAGGGCGACAAGCGCACCTACCAGATGAACCCCGGCAACCGCGACGAGGCCCTGCGCGAAGTGGCCCTCGACCTGGCCGAGGGCGCCGACATGGTGATGGTGAAACCGGGCCTGCCCTACCTCGACATCATCGCCGCGGTGAAACAGGAATTCGGCGCGCCGACCTTCGCCTACCAGGTCTCGGGCGAATACGCGATGATCAGGGCCGCCGCGCTCAACGGCTGGATCGACGGCGACAAGGCCATGGTCGAATCCCTCCTCGCCTTCAAGCGCGCCGGCGCGGACGCCGTCCTCACCTACTTCGCCCCGATGGTCGCACGGTTGCTGGGGCGCTGAAGACTTACCCCACCCGTCATTCCGGCGAAGGCCGGAATCCATTCTGGGGCAGCGCGCGACGTCTCTATGGATTCCGGCCTTCGCCGGAATGACGGCGGGAGGCGTTTAAGTATCCCGGCTGGTTACCAGGCGGTTGGGGCCTTCGGGGTCCACCGCGTCGCCGATCTCGACCACCGTGTCGGTGTAGAAGCCGTTGAAATTGCTGGCGAGCGCGTTGGAATAGGCGCCGACCTGGGCGATTTCGATCCAGTCGCCGTCGGTGACGTCGTCGGGCAGGACGAAGGGCTCGGGCATCACGTCCAGGCTGTCGCAGGTCGGCCCGAAGATGCGGAACGGGGCGAATTCGCGCGACATCGGCGCGCCGCCCTTGCGGATCAGGCGCACCGGCGGGGTCAGCTTGCTGATGTTGAGTTCCGACAGGGAGCCGTAGATACCGTCGTTAATGTAGAGGCTGGAGCCCTTGCGCAGGTGCACCTGCACCAGCAGGGTGCAACCCTCCACCACCAGGGCGCGGCCCGGCTCGCACAGCACGTCACACCCCGGCGGCAGATCCAGCTTGGCGACCGCGTCCTTGATGGTCTTGAAGAACACGTCGAGCGGCGCGATCTGGGTGCCGCGATAGTGCGCCGGGAAACCGCCGCCGACATTGAGGTAGCGCAGCGGCACGCCGGCCAGGCGCATCACCTCGCCGGCATCGGCGATCGCCTTGGAATAGGCTTCCGGCGTCCGGCACTGGCTGCCGACGTGGAAGCTGATCGCCGGGATATAGCCGCGGCGGGCGACATCCTGGAGCAGGCGCACCGCCTCGTCCTTGGTCGCGCCGAATTTCAGCGACAGGTCGAAGGCGGCATAGCCGGACGCCGTCTGCAGGCGCACCTGGATCACGTCGGGGTGCTTGCCCACCTCCTCCTCGATTTTGTCCAACTCGTCGACGGAATCGACCACCCAGGCCTCCAGGCCATAGATCTTGTCGGCCGCCTCGATCGCCGCGGCCCTTGACCGGGTGGTTGAAATAGCATTGGGCGTCGGGCAGCAGTTCCTGGACCTGGGCGATCTCGACCAGCGACGCCGTGTCGTAGTGGCGGATGCCGGCCTTCCACAGGGAGGTCAAAACCAGCGGATGGGGATTGCATTTCACCGCATAGAGCACCCGGCCGGGAAAGCCTTTGAGGAAGGTCTCGGCACTGCGTTCCAGGCGATCAGGATGGACGCACAGCACTGGGTAGCTGGGGTCGAGCACGTCGACGACCTGATCGACCGTCGAAAATCGCCTGTATTTCATGCCGCCCTCCGGGGTGCCGCTCGAATCGCCTGACCCAGCATGATGGCCTTGCCCCGTGTCGGGAAGATGTCGTCCCCCACAAACGGACGATCCGCCGTGCCGCCGCCCGCGCCATGGTGCCGTGGGAGGACTTAGAAATGCCATGGACACCCGCCGACATGCCCGACCTCAACGGCAAGGTCGCCCTCGTCACCGGCGCCAACCGGGGCCTGGGCTTCGAGACCGCCAAGGCGCTGGCCGGCCGGGGGGCCCGGGTGATCATCGTCTGCCGCGACCTGATCCTGGGCTCGGAGGCCGCCGCCAGGATGGGCGGCAAGGTCGAGGTCGTGACCATCGCCCTCGACGACCTCGCCTCGATCGAGGCGGGCGCCGCCGAGATCGCCCGCCGGACCGATCACCTGGATATCGTGGTCAACAATGCCGGCCTGTTCGGCGTCGATTTCACCAAGACCAAGCAGGGATTCGAATATCACTTCGGCACCAACCACCTGGGCCATTTTGCCTTGACCCTCAAGCTGTGGCCCCTGCTGGCAACGGCGCGGGTGGTGACGGTCACCAGCGCCATGTACCGCCGGGCCAAGATCGATTTCGATGACCTCGGATGGCAAAAGCGGCCCTATTCCAAATGGCAGGCCTATGCCGATTCAAAGCTCGCCAACCTGCTGTTCGCCGAGGAATTGCAGCGCCGCTTCGACGCCGCCGGCTTCAAGGCCACCAGCGTGCTGGCCCACCCCGGCTATGCCGCGACCAACAGCCCGTTCGGCGGCCGCTCGATGAAACCCAATTTCGGTGAGGTGATCATGCTGATCCTGGGCAACCTGCTGATGGCGCAGAGCCCGGCCATGGGCGCCCAGCCCAGCCTGATGGCGGCAACCGACGCGCAAGCCCGTGGCGGCGATCTCTATGGCCCGACCAGGATGGGCGGCATGCGCGGCGCGCCCGCCAAGGCCGACAAGAAGATCGCACCCGATCCAGCACTCGCCCTGCGCCTGTGGCAGGTCTCATCCGGGCTGACCGGGGTTGCGGTCTGAGGCTGTCAGGCGCGTTGTGCGTCCTTCGAGACGCCACTCTTCGAGTGGCTCCTCAGGATGAGGAGAATCTTTATGCCACAACAATTTTCCTCATCCTGAGGAGGCCCGAAGGGCCGTCTCGAAGGACGCACAACGTCTCTGCCAGGTGCGGCGCCTATTCCGGGGCGAGGCCGATGCGTGCGCGCACCTCGTCGATGGGCAGGGCGACCAGGGGCCAGAAATCCCAATTGTCCGACAGGTCGGTAGTCATCGCGCCACCGCGTTCGATAGCGCGAAAGAAACGCGGGGCGAGGCCCGGCTCGGCCATGATGCTCTTCACGGTGGGCTGTTTCACCGGGGTCACGTTGAGCCCCGCGCCGAAGGTCAGTTGCGCGAAGAGAATGACGTAGAACGGGTTCTGCCGGCGGAAGCCGGCCATGAGGGCGGCGACCAGCGTCTCCTCCGCCGGCGTGACGCCGTAGCCGCCCAGCACATGGGAGAAATCGTGATAGACGCCCGCCAGGGGAAAGCCGAATTTCTCGCCGGGAAAACCAAAGCTGTTGTCGCGGTAGTGGCGGAAGAAACGGCCGCCCAGCGACTCCGCATCCAGGTCGGCGAAAGCGGTGAAGCGCGCCGCGAGCGCCGGATCCTCGTGCAGGCCACGCAGGCCCAGGACCGCTTCGGCCACGCCGCGGATGCCGCCATGGTGCAGGTACTGGTCCTTCAGCAGCCCGCCGATATGGGAATGGCGCAGGAAGTCGAGGCGGAACAGCAGCATGTGATGTTCCATCATCTTCTGCATGGTGCGCAGCGCCGGCAGGTCGACCTGCAACGCCTTGGCGAATTCGGTGATCCGGCCCCAGGCGGCAGGCGAAGCCGGCCCGTCGGCCAGGCTCACCACGATCATGCCCTGGACCAGTTGCTGTGCCACGGGGGCCGACAGGCCCGCCGCCAGTTCGGCCGGCGCTATCGGCTCGAGTTCGTCGAGCGGGACGTGGAGATCGAGCAGGAAATCCTGGGCGGCCGCGATCATGGCGCCTGCCGCAGGCCCGATCTCGCCATCCGCCTGTGCCACCATACGCATCGCACGCAGGCCCAGGAGCGCTTCCTCGGGGCCTGGATGAATAAGCTGCATCGAACATCCCTCCGGCGCATGGGCCGGGGCGAATCATGCACGTGGGCCTTTGCAGGCGCAACGCGTCGGGGAAGTTGAAGCGGGCGGGCGCGACCTTGCCTGATTCAGGTAGGGCGGACCATAACCAGAAGGCTTCATCTGGCCCCCAACTCATGTTCAAGTCGGGACATGACAAGCCTTGCCCCGCCCCCTACCCCTGCCTGATGCCGACAACGGCATCATCACCGATGCCGGCGCGACCCGATTGAGCGACTATGGCATCGCTTAATGGGCCGGTCCCTACCCAGGACATAAGCTTCCAGCAAAGCAAACAAACGGCTACTCGGGCTGATCACCATGTGTAACTGCGCAGAGTTGGAAGACATCGTTAATTGCGGCGATAACGAACAGGAAGAGTTCGTGCGTCCTCGCAAGCTTTTCCTTATGAGCGAAAAGCCTGATGCCCGCCTGTACTCATGTCCTGACTGCGGTTGCCACTGGCAAGTCGACCACATGATGAGAGGGCCGCAGGCCATAAAGGTGACAGACCCATCCCAATGGGAGGAATTCGACGACCGCCCACATAGATTGAAGTTCATGGAGCGCCTTCACGGAGGCCGGAGCGCGGATCAATGCCAGTGGTTGGGATGCACGAACCGCGCGCTCAATGGCATGGCGCTGTGTGTTATGCACGCCTATCCCGAGTGGGCGCCCGGTCGGCCCTGAGCGCGGGAGCCGCCATCCCATTCGGCGTTAGCTACTTCATCTGGCCCCAAGTCATGCTCAAGTCGGGGCATGACAAGCCTTGCCCCGATCCCCGCCCCCCTGCCCGTCACCATCGACGACGTTCGCCAGGCCGCCGCCAACCTGCGCGGCCAGATCGTCGAGACGCCCACCGCCTTCTCCCGGACGCTGAGCCAGGTCACCGGCGCCCGGGTACACCTGAAATTCGAGAACCAGCAGTTCACCGCTTCCTTCAAGGACCGCGGCGCCTGCTACAAACTGCAAAGCCTGAGCGAGGCCGAGCGTCGGGCCGGCGTCATCGCCGTGTCAGCCGGCAACCATGCCCAGGGCGTCGCCTATCACGCCGCGCGGCTGGGAATACCCGCCACCATCGTGATGCCCAGGAACACGCCCTTCGTGAAAGTGCGCCAGACCCGCGAGCACGGCGCCCGCGTGGTGCTGGAGGGCGAGATCCTGTCGGAATCCTTCGCCGCGGCCAAGCGCATTGGTGCTGCCGAAGGCCTGATGCTGATCCATCCCTTCGACGACACTCGCATCATCGCCGGCCAGGGTACCGTGGCCCTCGAAATGCTGGCCGAATTTCCCGATCTCGACTGCCTGGTGGTGCCGATCGGCGGCGGCGGCCTGATCGCCGGCGTCGCCATCGCCGCCAAGGCGCACAACCCGGGCATCGAGATCATCGGCGTCGAAACCGCGCTGTACCCGTCGATGTATCATGCGATGCGGGGCGAGCCGGCCCAATGCGGCGGCGCCACCATTGCCGAGGGCATCGCGGTCAAGGATGCCGGGCAGATCACCCTGGCGATCTGCCGCGAACTGGTGGCCGAGATCATGCTGGTCTCCGATGCCGACCTGGAGCGGGCGATCGGCCTCCTCCTGGCGATCGAGAAGACCGTGGTCGAAGGTGCGGGCGCCGCCGGCCTGGCCGCCCTGCTCGCCAATCCGCAGCGTTTTTCGGGCAAGCGCGTCGGCCTGGTGCTGACCGGCGGCAATATCGACCCGCGCCTGCTGGGCGAGGTGATCCGCCGCAACCTGGTGCGCGAGGGCCGCATCGCCGGCCTGCGCGTGATGATCTCCGACAGCCCCGGCACGCTCGCCAAGATCGCCAGCCTGATCGGCGAAGGCGGTGGCAATATCCTGGAAGTCTCGCACCAGCGCCTGTTCCTCGACGTGCCGGTGAAGAACGCCGACCTCGACCTGGTGGTGGAAACCCGCGACGCCGCCCACCTGGACGAAATCATCGCCAGCATCACCACCGCCGGCTATCCGGTGCGCCGGCTGCGCTCGACCGATGCGGCAGGGTAAAATGTGTGTGCACCGCCCTCAGCGAATACCTGTCGACGACCATCCCCTTGCAGATGCCCACTTCTTGTAGATGCGGTACATCTCTGCCCTGTTCACCCCGGTCAATTGCATCGCCTCAGCATCGCTAATGCCCACGCCGTGGAGCAGATCGTTCAATGTGTTGTTGATTGCAACACACGCACAACCGTCATCGTCTCTGTCGTCGACATTTGGCCATTGACTCAGCAGCCCTCGCATTTCGTCTTCAGAAACGCCGAGGCGTGTGTCGAAGTCAAAATCGAAATATTTGAAAGCGCCTTCCATCGTGCGACGGACGACTTCCTGTTCGCTGTGTGTGAGGACGTTTAAAGACATCTGGGAGACTGTTTCAAAAGTTGTGCCTTGCGGAGACGCATTGCGTCCTTCGACAAGCTCAGGATGAGGGGAATCTTTGTGGCAAAAAGACTTGTCCTCATGGTGAGCCTGTCGAACCACGCAACTCGTTTGCCCGTGTCACCCAACGAGAGGCGTCTAATCTTGCCATTCTTGATCGCCACCTGCGCTTCGCCAAGAGGGAATTGCCATCCTGCGGACATTGCCGATCACCCGCG is a window of Oleomonas cavernae DNA encoding:
- the hemB gene encoding porphobilinogen synthase, giving the protein MAFTPSSGPCFPTTRLRRPRAHDWSRRLVGESRLSVDDLIWPIFVTDGPDAGAEVSSMPGVIRRDVAGAVEAAEEAASLGIPALALFPQTDPGLKDPQGSYALDPENLVCRAVRAIKDSGAKVGLVCDVALDPYTSHGHDGVLENGCILNDESVALLVSQALVLAEAGADVVAPSDMMDGRVGAIRHALDNAGRQDVMICAYAAKYASAFYGPFRDAVGSAANLGQGDKRTYQMNPGNRDEALREVALDLAEGADMVMVKPGLPYLDIIAAVKQEFGAPTFAYQVSGEYAMIRAAALNGWIDGDKAMVESLLAFKRAGADAVLTYFAPMVARLLGR
- a CDS encoding type III PLP-dependent enzyme domain-containing protein — protein: MSTTRSRAAAIEAADKIYGLEAWVVDSVDELDKIEEEVGKHPDVIQVRLQTASGYAAFDLSLKFGATKDEAVRLLQDVARRGYIPAISFHVGSQCRTPEAYSKAIADAGEVMRLAGVPLRYLNVGGGFPAHYRGTQIAPLDVFFKTIKDAVAKLDLPPGCDVLCEPGRALVVEGCTLLVQVHLRKGSSLYINDGIYGSLSELNISKLTPPVRLIRKGGAPMSREFAPFRIFGPTCDSLDVMPEPFVLPDDVTDGDWIEIAQVGAYSNALASNFNGFYTDTVVEIGDAVDPEGPNRLVTSRDT
- a CDS encoding oxidoreductase is translated as MPWTPADMPDLNGKVALVTGANRGLGFETAKALAGRGARVIIVCRDLILGSEAAARMGGKVEVVTIALDDLASIEAGAAEIARRTDHLDIVVNNAGLFGVDFTKTKQGFEYHFGTNHLGHFALTLKLWPLLATARVVTVTSAMYRRAKIDFDDLGWQKRPYSKWQAYADSKLANLLFAEELQRRFDAAGFKATSVLAHPGYAATNSPFGGRSMKPNFGEVIMLILGNLLMAQSPAMGAQPSLMAATDAQARGGDLYGPTRMGGMRGAPAKADKKIAPDPALALRLWQVSSGLTGVAV
- a CDS encoding threonine ammonia-lyase; this encodes MTSLAPIPAPLPVTIDDVRQAAANLRGQIVETPTAFSRTLSQVTGARVHLKFENQQFTASFKDRGACYKLQSLSEAERRAGVIAVSAGNHAQGVAYHAARLGIPATIVMPRNTPFVKVRQTREHGARVVLEGEILSESFAAAKRIGAAEGLMLIHPFDDTRIIAGQGTVALEMLAEFPDLDCLVVPIGGGGLIAGVAIAAKAHNPGIEIIGVETALYPSMYHAMRGEPAQCGGATIAEGIAVKDAGQITLAICRELVAEIMLVSDADLERAIGLLLAIEKTVVEGAGAAGLAALLANPQRFSGKRVGLVLTGGNIDPRLLGEVIRRNLVREGRIAGLRVMISDSPGTLAKIASLIGEGGGNILEVSHQRLFLDVPVKNADLDLVVETRDAAHLDEIIASITTAGYPVRRLRSTDAAG